The Lysinibacillus pakistanensis genome includes a window with the following:
- a CDS encoding TIGR01777 family oxidoreductase produces MKIVIAGGTGFVGKVLSRLLQENGHEIIILTRNKTVKEKDIQYVQWLQQGARPEQLLDTVDAFVNLAGISLNNGRWTKKQKKAIYTSRMDATLEIVRIMEHLSAKPKVLINASAVGIYPTSSTATYTEDSMDYATDFLGTTVQDWERQAKRAEKLGVRVALARFGVILGRDQGALPSMLLPYKMHIGGTIGSGEQWLSWVHVEDVARAIYFAITNENIKGPFNITAPHAVRMKDFGKSIAMIMGRSHWMPVPSIAMRLALGEQSILVLEGQHVLPAVLEKHHFTFHFPHLKEALYDLY; encoded by the coding sequence ATGAAGATCGTTATTGCAGGTGGTACTGGCTTTGTAGGAAAAGTGCTATCTAGGCTGTTACAAGAAAATGGACATGAAATCATTATTTTAACTCGAAACAAAACCGTGAAAGAAAAAGATATTCAATATGTACAATGGCTTCAACAGGGAGCACGACCTGAGCAGTTGTTAGATACAGTGGATGCATTCGTTAATTTAGCAGGAATATCTTTAAATAATGGACGTTGGACAAAAAAACAGAAAAAAGCCATTTATACAAGTCGTATGGATGCCACACTTGAAATCGTAAGAATTATGGAGCATCTTTCCGCAAAGCCAAAAGTATTAATTAATGCGAGTGCAGTTGGGATTTATCCAACCTCTTCAACAGCAACCTATACAGAAGATTCCATGGACTATGCAACAGATTTTTTAGGTACGACAGTACAAGATTGGGAAAGACAGGCTAAACGTGCAGAAAAATTAGGTGTACGAGTTGCGCTTGCTCGATTTGGTGTAATTTTAGGGCGTGATCAAGGTGCTCTCCCCTCAATGTTACTACCATATAAAATGCATATTGGAGGCACTATCGGCTCTGGTGAGCAATGGCTTTCATGGGTTCATGTGGAGGATGTAGCTCGTGCTATTTATTTCGCGATTACAAATGAAAACATTAAAGGTCCCTTTAATATCACTGCCCCTCATGCAGTTCGTATGAAAGATTTCGGAAAATCAATTGCCATGATAATGGGAAGAAGTCATTGGATGCCTGTGCCTAGCATCGCCATGCGTTTGGCACTTGGTGAACAAAGTATACTTGTATTAGAAGGACAACACGTATTACCCGCTGTATTAGAAAAACATCATTTTACCTTTCATTTCCCACATTTAAAAGAAGCACTTTATGATTTGTACTAG
- a CDS encoding YfhJ family protein, with the protein MEEKIEKLTRELLEKNPQMSVGRARVWVELLWSDFESTSAKAGYDYRGADYTENLVCQLITSYGDKLHSFAGRNPKYAHLLDASDDMMQ; encoded by the coding sequence GTGGAAGAAAAGATTGAAAAATTGACTAGGGAGTTACTTGAAAAAAATCCACAAATGTCGGTAGGGCGGGCACGTGTTTGGGTTGAGCTTTTATGGAGTGATTTTGAATCAACTTCAGCAAAGGCTGGCTACGACTATCGCGGGGCTGATTATACGGAAAATTTGGTATGTCAATTAATTACAAGTTACGGTGATAAGCTACATAGCTTTGCTGGTCGTAATCCAAAATACGCTCATTTATTGGATGCTAGTGATGATATGATGCAATAA
- a CDS encoding ABC transporter ATP-binding protein, with product MGSIKRYMRFVKPYTWEIILTILIGIVKFAIPLFIPLLIKIVLDDIIPANHLSDAEKTKELFYWLGGTIIVFFIIRPPIEYYRQYFAQHVSNKVLFDIRKEIYAHLQRLSLRYYANTRAGDVISRVINDVEQTKNFIMTGLMNVWLDLATIVIAVIIMLTMDVKLTLVALIAFPFYAFSVKYFFGKLRDLTRKRSKALAGVQSYLHERVAGMSIIKSFTLEKHEQKLFNQANGEFLEKALDHTKWNAKSFAVVNTITDVAPLLVIAYAGYQVINGPLSIGTMVAFIAYIERLYGPLRRLVSSSTTLTQSIASMDRMFELMDEPYEVKNKTDAVELKRVNGEVHFDSVNFQYEADGSKILSNIHFTINPGETVAFVGMSGGGKSTIISLIPRFYDTTNGIVRIDGYDVKDVTLHSLRSQIGIVLQDNILFSDSVKENILMGKPDATDEEVVSAAKAANAHDFIMSLPNGYDTKVGERGVKLSGGQKQRVAIARVFLKNPPILILDEATSALDLESEALIQESLELLAHERTTIIIAHRLSTITHADKIIVIDHGQLIESGTHEELMHKQGIYYNLFQVQHLN from the coding sequence ATGGGTAGTATAAAGCGGTATATGCGTTTTGTAAAACCATATACTTGGGAAATTATTTTAACGATATTAATTGGTATAGTGAAGTTTGCTATTCCGCTATTTATCCCCTTGCTTATAAAAATTGTGTTAGATGATATTATTCCTGCGAATCATCTATCAGATGCAGAGAAAACAAAAGAATTATTTTATTGGTTAGGTGGTACCATCATTGTGTTCTTTATCATTCGGCCGCCAATTGAGTATTACCGTCAATATTTCGCTCAACATGTTAGTAATAAGGTGCTTTTTGATATTCGAAAGGAAATCTATGCCCATTTGCAGCGACTAAGTTTAAGATACTATGCAAATACAAGAGCCGGCGATGTTATCTCAAGAGTGATTAATGATGTGGAACAAACAAAGAACTTTATCATGACTGGTTTGATGAATGTTTGGCTAGATCTTGCCACAATTGTTATTGCCGTCATAATTATGCTGACAATGGATGTTAAGCTGACACTTGTAGCATTGATTGCGTTCCCATTCTATGCATTTAGTGTGAAGTACTTTTTTGGTAAGCTAAGGGATTTAACTAGAAAGCGCTCCAAGGCACTTGCAGGTGTGCAAAGTTATTTGCATGAACGAGTAGCTGGAATGAGCATAATTAAAAGTTTTACACTCGAAAAGCATGAACAAAAATTATTTAATCAAGCAAATGGTGAATTTTTAGAGAAGGCTTTGGATCATACAAAATGGAATGCGAAATCTTTTGCTGTAGTGAATACCATTACGGATGTAGCTCCGTTGTTAGTCATTGCCTATGCAGGCTATCAGGTTATAAATGGGCCTCTGTCCATAGGAACGATGGTTGCCTTTATTGCCTATATTGAAAGACTTTATGGTCCACTTCGCCGTTTAGTTAGTTCATCTACTACATTAACGCAGTCAATTGCTTCAATGGACAGAATGTTTGAATTAATGGACGAACCTTATGAGGTGAAAAATAAGACTGATGCCGTAGAGTTAAAACGGGTAAATGGTGAGGTCCACTTTGACAGCGTGAATTTTCAATATGAGGCTGATGGCTCGAAAATTTTATCCAATATTCATTTTACCATTAACCCTGGAGAGACAGTGGCATTTGTAGGCATGAGTGGTGGCGGAAAATCCACGATTATCAGCTTGATCCCACGCTTTTATGATACAACAAATGGTATAGTGCGTATTGATGGCTATGATGTGAAGGATGTAACCTTGCATTCATTACGTTCACAAATAGGCATCGTGTTACAGGATAATATTTTATTCAGTGATTCCGTAAAAGAGAATATTTTAATGGGCAAACCAGATGCTACGGATGAAGAGGTCGTTTCTGCAGCGAAGGCAGCCAACGCACATGACTTTATCATGAGCTTGCCAAATGGCTATGACACCAAGGTTGGGGAGCGCGGTGTGAAATTATCTGGTGGTCAAAAGCAGCGTGTCGCTATCGCTCGTGTATTTTTAAAAAATCCACCTATTTTAATATTAGATGAAGCTACCTCTGCATTGGATTTAGAAAGTGAAGCACTTATTCAGGAATCATTAGAGCTGCTTGCACATGAGCGTACTACGATAATTATCGCTCACCGACTTTCTACAATTACACATGCTGATAAAATTATTGTCATTGATCATGGACAATTAATTGAAAGTGGTACACATGAAGAACTTATGCACAAGCAAGGAATTTATTACAATTTATTCCAAGTACAGCATTTAAATTGA
- a CDS encoding delta-lactam-biosynthetic de-N-acetylase, with the protein MWKQHIVGAVIATFIIAAAVSFNPYFASGSDEHNWGFKRAKNGEQAEAGAQLDQLLDKYGAIYKGKPDKKVAYLTFDNGYENGFTESILDTLKKENAPATFFLTGHYLESAPDLVKRMVKDGHTIGNHSYGHPNMARITPEAMRSEWKKLDDKLRELTGIERTTYARPPEGTFNAKLLEVGNAEGYRHIFWSVAFKDWMRDERRGADYAYNALMEQLHPGAVILMHTVAQDNAEALPMFIEEAKKQGYTFLSLDDLVLEYEDFPVALQSSTP; encoded by the coding sequence ATGTGGAAACAACATATAGTTGGAGCAGTGATTGCTACTTTTATTATTGCCGCAGCAGTAAGCTTTAATCCGTATTTTGCTTCTGGCTCTGATGAACATAATTGGGGCTTTAAAAGGGCAAAAAATGGAGAACAGGCTGAGGCTGGTGCACAGCTTGATCAGCTTCTTGATAAATATGGTGCTATTTATAAAGGTAAGCCCGATAAAAAGGTTGCTTATTTAACCTTTGATAATGGATATGAGAATGGGTTTACAGAAAGTATTTTGGATACTTTGAAGAAAGAAAATGCACCAGCTACCTTCTTTTTAACTGGTCATTATCTAGAAAGTGCCCCCGATTTAGTGAAACGTATGGTTAAAGATGGGCATACCATTGGCAATCATTCATATGGACACCCAAATATGGCAAGAATAACACCAGAAGCTATGCGTTCGGAATGGAAAAAACTTGACGATAAGCTTCGTGAATTAACTGGTATTGAACGTACAACCTACGCTCGTCCCCCAGAAGGCACATTTAATGCAAAATTATTAGAGGTAGGGAATGCTGAGGGCTATCGCCATATTTTTTGGTCAGTTGCCTTTAAGGATTGGATGAGAGATGAACGCCGTGGCGCAGATTATGCGTATAATGCTTTGATGGAACAGCTACACCCTGGCGCTGTCATATTAATGCATACTGTGGCACAGGATAATGCAGAAGCGCTTCCTATGTTTATTGAGGAAGCGAAAAAACAAGGGTATACATTCTTATCACTGGACGATTTAGTTTTAGAATATGAAGATTTCCCTGTTGCTTTGCAATCGTCCACTCCTTAG
- the rlmD gene encoding 23S rRNA (uracil(1939)-C(5))-methyltransferase RlmD: protein MTQQTTMEVGQKFPLTIKRLGINGEGVGFYKRNVVFVKGAIPGEEITAQVTKTQRNFAEAEILTIRKASKYRQEAPCPVYNKCGGCQLQHMTYDKQLMEKRDIVIQALERYAKPLAATVEVRKTLGMDNPWHYRNKSQFQVRKEGKRVYAGLFAEGSNKLLNINDCLVQHPITSKITVATRKILQKLNITVYDGRTLDGLVRTIVVRTGIRTGETQVVLVTTRKEIPHLAELISRIKKIDPSIVSIAQNINREKTSLIFGDETIVLDGKETIHEELGELAFDLSARAFFQLNPTQTVHLYDEIKKAAALTGKETVVDAYCGVGTIGLWLADKAKEVRGMDVIPESIQDARKNARNHGFKHTKYAVGTAESVLAKWRKEGFTPDVITVDPPRTGLAPEFIRTVLKLKPKRFIYTSCNPSTLAKDLNDLSKFYDVEYIQPVDMFAQTAQVECVCNMVLKPEYDK from the coding sequence TTGACACAGCAAACAACAATGGAAGTGGGACAAAAATTCCCTTTAACAATAAAAAGACTCGGCATTAATGGCGAAGGTGTAGGCTTTTATAAGCGCAATGTCGTATTCGTAAAGGGTGCTATACCTGGTGAAGAAATTACTGCACAGGTAACAAAAACTCAGCGAAACTTTGCCGAAGCAGAAATATTAACGATTCGCAAAGCTTCAAAATACCGCCAGGAGGCACCTTGTCCAGTTTACAATAAATGTGGCGGCTGTCAGCTTCAACATATGACATATGACAAGCAGTTAATGGAAAAGCGTGATATTGTTATTCAAGCATTAGAGCGTTATGCAAAACCATTAGCTGCAACTGTTGAAGTACGAAAAACACTTGGAATGGATAACCCTTGGCATTACCGAAATAAAAGTCAATTCCAAGTACGAAAAGAAGGCAAACGTGTCTATGCAGGCCTATTTGCTGAAGGGAGCAACAAGCTACTCAATATTAATGATTGCCTTGTGCAGCACCCGATTACGTCTAAAATAACTGTTGCTACTCGTAAGATTTTACAAAAGCTGAATATTACCGTTTATGATGGTCGTACGCTTGATGGTTTAGTGCGTACGATTGTTGTACGTACAGGAATTCGTACTGGAGAAACGCAGGTTGTACTTGTTACAACGCGTAAAGAAATTCCACATTTAGCTGAGCTTATTTCTCGCATTAAAAAAATCGATCCAAGTATTGTGTCCATTGCACAAAATATTAATCGTGAGAAAACATCACTTATTTTCGGTGATGAAACGATTGTTCTTGATGGTAAGGAAACAATTCATGAGGAGCTTGGTGAGTTAGCCTTCGACTTATCTGCACGTGCCTTTTTCCAGTTGAATCCAACACAGACTGTTCATCTATACGATGAAATCAAAAAGGCCGCTGCATTAACCGGGAAAGAAACAGTGGTAGATGCTTATTGTGGCGTTGGGACAATCGGTTTATGGCTAGCAGACAAAGCTAAAGAAGTTCGTGGAATGGATGTTATCCCTGAAAGTATTCAGGACGCACGTAAAAATGCACGTAACCACGGCTTTAAGCATACAAAATATGCAGTCGGCACAGCAGAAAGCGTCTTAGCAAAATGGCGTAAGGAAGGCTTTACACCAGATGTAATTACAGTAGATCCACCCCGCACAGGTCTGGCACCGGAATTTATCCGTACTGTATTGAAATTAAAACCAAAACGCTTTATCTATACATCGTGCAATCCATCAACTTTGGCGAAGGATTTAAACGACTTATCGAAGTTTTATGACGTTGAGTATATTCAGCCCGTAGATATGTTTGCACAAACGGCACAGGTGGAATGTGTTTGCAACATGGTTTTAAAACCTGAATATGATAAATAA
- a CDS encoding metal-dependent hydrolase — translation MDSGTHFVMGIALGGLALADPVVANHSMTFTAVMAGTIIGSQAPDVDTVLKLRNNAIYIRHHRGITHSLPAVALWPILITAVLSFIIQDANVFHLWLWTFLAVTLHVFVDIFNAYGTQAIRPFSRKWVALGVINTFDPIIFSLHCIGILLWAFGANPVLTFSIMYLIIIMYYILRFAVQKSVKKAVHHTIQDEEYVIVAPTMRFFHWRIAAKSKTHYYVGRAYGRTVNIYDKFEIKPLPKTPLIEKAMKDRNLDAFVSFSPLYRWEISELENGLTEVRLIDLRYRSDNRYPFVAVAHLNDDNEIITSYTGWIFTEDKLQKKLQIGASN, via the coding sequence TTGGATTCAGGTACACATTTCGTTATGGGTATAGCCCTCGGTGGTCTTGCTTTAGCTGATCCCGTGGTAGCAAATCATTCAATGACATTTACTGCAGTAATGGCAGGCACGATTATTGGCTCACAGGCACCTGATGTCGATACTGTTTTAAAGCTGCGCAACAATGCAATTTACATTCGGCATCATCGAGGAATTACACATTCGCTCCCAGCAGTAGCTCTCTGGCCTATCTTAATTACAGCAGTTTTATCATTCATTATTCAAGACGCAAATGTGTTTCATTTATGGCTCTGGACATTTTTAGCTGTAACCCTTCATGTCTTTGTTGATATTTTCAATGCATATGGCACACAAGCCATTCGCCCATTCTCCAGGAAATGGGTAGCTTTAGGTGTAATCAATACCTTTGATCCTATTATTTTTTCTCTTCATTGCATCGGCATTTTATTATGGGCTTTCGGTGCAAATCCTGTTTTGACATTTAGCATCATGTACCTCATTATTATCATGTATTATATATTACGATTTGCAGTCCAAAAATCCGTTAAAAAGGCTGTACATCATACTATTCAAGATGAGGAATATGTTATTGTAGCACCAACAATGCGATTCTTTCACTGGCGTATTGCAGCAAAGTCAAAAACACATTATTACGTTGGCCGTGCCTATGGGCGAACAGTCAATATTTATGATAAATTTGAAATAAAGCCTTTACCGAAAACGCCACTTATAGAAAAAGCCATGAAGGACCGTAATCTCGATGCATTCGTGTCATTCTCGCCGTTGTATCGCTGGGAAATTTCTGAGCTAGAAAACGGCTTAACAGAAGTAAGGTTAATTGACCTTCGCTATCGTAGTGATAATCGCTATCCTTTTGTAGCTGTCGCTCATTTAAATGATGATAATGAGATAATTACCTCCTATACAGGCTGGATTTTTACTGAAGATAAACTTCAAAAAAAATTACAGATTGGCGCAAGTAATTGA
- the mutY gene encoding A/G-specific adenine glycosylase, which yields MNYPYVTEFRQSLVEWFNVEKRDLPWRHTKDPYKIWVSEVMLQQTRVDTVIPYYNRFIESFPTLELLAEAPQEYLLKHWEGLGYYSRARNLQAGVREVLENYGGIVPNNRHEISTLKGVGPYTAGAILSIAYDKPEHAVDGNVMRVLSRVLNIYEDIAIAKTKKIFEAAVEELIDPENASSFNQGLMELGALICTPTSPKCLLCPVREYCIAFNEGEPEKLPVKSKKVKMKHITYDVLVCEDQNGRILMEQRPAEGLLANLWQFPMIEHGKDSIDTFKIEYSLDVQSQKNLLTFKHVFSHLTWHLNSYFMICHSTEKGAWLTREQIEQLPMPVPMLKIWREMEN from the coding sequence GTGAATTATCCATATGTAACAGAATTTCGACAATCATTAGTCGAATGGTTTAATGTAGAGAAACGTGATTTACCATGGAGACATACAAAGGACCCTTATAAAATTTGGGTATCTGAGGTCATGCTACAGCAAACACGGGTCGACACTGTTATTCCTTATTACAATCGTTTTATAGAAAGTTTCCCAACATTAGAATTACTTGCAGAGGCACCACAAGAATATTTATTAAAACACTGGGAAGGTCTTGGTTATTATTCCCGCGCCCGTAATCTACAGGCTGGAGTAAGAGAGGTATTGGAGAACTACGGAGGAATAGTGCCCAATAATCGACATGAGATTTCGACATTAAAAGGTGTAGGCCCATATACAGCTGGTGCTATCTTAAGTATTGCCTATGATAAGCCAGAACATGCGGTAGATGGCAATGTAATGCGTGTGTTAAGTCGTGTACTCAATATTTATGAGGATATAGCCATAGCTAAAACAAAAAAGATTTTTGAAGCAGCCGTGGAAGAATTGATAGACCCTGAAAATGCATCATCTTTTAATCAAGGTTTAATGGAACTGGGTGCACTAATTTGTACGCCAACATCACCAAAATGTTTATTGTGTCCCGTCCGTGAATATTGCATTGCATTTAATGAAGGTGAACCAGAGAAGCTACCTGTTAAATCAAAAAAAGTAAAGATGAAGCATATTACATACGATGTCCTTGTATGTGAAGATCAAAATGGCCGAATTTTAATGGAACAGCGACCTGCAGAAGGGTTATTAGCAAATCTATGGCAATTTCCAATGATAGAGCACGGTAAAGATTCCATTGATACTTTTAAAATTGAATATTCTTTAGATGTTCAATCACAAAAGAATTTACTTACGTTTAAACATGTTTTTTCACATTTAACTTGGCACCTAAATAGCTATTTCATGATATGTCATTCTACAGAAAAAGGCGCTTGGCTGACCCGGGAACAAATAGAGCAATTACCAATGCCAGTACCAATGCTTAAAATATGGAGGGAAATGGAAAATTAA
- a CDS encoding ABC transporter ATP-binding protein: protein MRKKLLEIKGLKTTFFTDDGQIPAVDDIDFSVHEGEILGIVGESGSGKSVTSLSIMGLIPSPPGKITGGEILLDGKNLAALSDKQMQKVRGKDVAMIFQEPMTSLNPLFTIGDQLKEAILIHQPKWSKKEAFARAVEIMKMVGLPRAESLLKDYPHQLSGGMRQRVMIAMALLCDPKVLIADEPTTALDVTIQAQILQLMKDLNKRLNTAVLLITHDLGVVAETCERVIVMYAGQIVEEAPIQEIFANPKHPYTQGLIKSVPDMRYKKDNLYSIPGSVPKPGSIKVGCRFAARCEFAMDRCQLETPPLYEAAEQHKSRCFLLEKQEVGQHVESFIES from the coding sequence ATGAGGAAAAAGCTGCTAGAAATAAAAGGTTTAAAAACGACCTTTTTTACAGATGATGGGCAAATTCCTGCCGTTGATGATATCGATTTTTCTGTGCATGAAGGAGAAATACTGGGGATTGTTGGAGAATCAGGAAGTGGTAAAAGTGTCACATCACTGTCCATTATGGGATTAATACCATCACCCCCTGGGAAAATAACAGGTGGCGAAATATTATTGGATGGCAAAAATCTGGCGGCATTATCTGATAAGCAAATGCAAAAAGTTCGTGGCAAAGATGTTGCAATGATATTTCAGGAACCAATGACCTCCTTAAATCCTTTATTTACAATTGGAGATCAGTTAAAAGAGGCAATTTTAATACATCAACCAAAGTGGTCAAAAAAGGAAGCGTTTGCAAGAGCGGTTGAAATTATGAAGATGGTGGGTTTACCACGTGCTGAGTCATTATTAAAAGATTATCCACATCAATTATCAGGAGGAATGCGACAGCGTGTCATGATTGCGATGGCACTTCTCTGTGATCCAAAGGTTTTGATAGCTGATGAACCAACTACTGCTCTTGATGTTACGATTCAGGCACAAATTTTGCAGTTGATGAAAGACTTGAATAAACGTTTAAATACAGCCGTTTTATTGATTACCCATGATTTGGGCGTCGTAGCAGAGACATGTGAGCGTGTCATTGTGATGTATGCAGGCCAAATTGTTGAAGAGGCTCCAATTCAGGAGATATTCGCTAACCCTAAGCATCCTTATACGCAAGGGCTTATTAAGTCTGTACCTGATATGCGTTATAAAAAGGATAACCTTTATTCGATACCAGGAAGTGTACCAAAGCCAGGGAGTATCAAGGTTGGCTGCCGTTTTGCAGCACGCTGTGAATTTGCAATGGATCGTTGTCAACTGGAAACACCACCTTTATATGAAGCAGCAGAGCAGCATAAATCGAGATGTTTTTTACTAGAGAAGCAGGAGGTGGGGCAGCATGTCGAAAGTTTTATTGAAAGTTGA
- the ntdP gene encoding nucleoside tri-diphosphate phosphatase: MAIPVEGETIQIHSYKHNGRIHRVWQETMVLKGTKNIIIGANERTLVTESDGRTWLTREPSICYFHAEHWFNIICMLREDGVYYYCNLSSPFVFDNNAIKYIDYDLDIKVFPDMSYSLLDEDEYELHRKEMSYPDVIDKILKRNVDKLISWIQQKRGPFAPDFIDAWTNRYKFQLDMQADDC, translated from the coding sequence ATGGCAATACCGGTAGAAGGAGAAACGATACAAATACATAGTTATAAGCACAATGGCCGTATCCACCGGGTTTGGCAAGAAACAATGGTGTTAAAAGGAACGAAAAATATCATTATCGGTGCGAATGAACGGACGCTTGTGACAGAATCCGATGGTCGTACCTGGCTAACGAGAGAGCCTTCTATTTGTTATTTCCATGCGGAGCACTGGTTTAACATCATCTGTATGCTGCGTGAGGACGGTGTGTATTATTATTGTAATCTAAGCTCACCATTTGTTTTCGATAATAATGCCATTAAATATATTGACTATGATTTAGACATTAAAGTATTCCCTGATATGTCTTATTCACTTTTAGATGAAGATGAATATGAGCTACACCGGAAAGAAATGTCTTATCCAGATGTCATTGATAAAATTCTAAAGCGCAATGTCGATAAATTAATTAGCTGGATTCAACAAAAAAGAGGACCCTTTGCACCTGATTTCATCGATGCCTGGACAAACCGTTATAAGTTTCAGCTCGATATGCAAGCAGATGATTGTTAA
- a CDS encoding gamma-type small acid-soluble spore protein: MKKQNNANFQPNKNMQRQSQEFGAETDVNEVQKQNAKAEQKKAQSSGNFTKTNQDLGE, translated from the coding sequence ATGAAAAAGCAAAACAATGCAAATTTCCAACCAAATAAAAACATGCAACGTCAAAGTCAAGAGTTTGGTGCTGAAACTGATGTGAACGAAGTGCAAAAGCAAAATGCTAAAGCAGAGCAAAAGAAAGCTCAATCTTCAGGAAACTTCACTAAAACAAACCAAGATCTTGGTGAATAA
- the recX gene encoding recombination regulator RecX encodes MRIITKIARQKNNPERYNIYLNEEYAFPIDEAILIQFGLTKGKVLEEFDIQEIAYEDEIRKAFNKALNFLSYQMRSEHEVKKKLLTLEFGEAVILEAIQKLKSYGFLNDETYSKALLDTKKATMKKGPKAIRQDLIKKGIDKDLQDEVLATFSHEEQVRLATQLAEKVVRSEKKKTPTQIKVKIQDFLLRKGYSFTVVDEVLSQIVIEQEEDEWQQLLDVQGEKVWKKYASKYTGYERKMKIKQALYQKGFPIEVIDRFIEEKENEE; translated from the coding sequence ATGCGTATTATTACAAAAATTGCACGCCAAAAAAACAATCCAGAACGTTATAATATTTATTTGAACGAGGAATATGCCTTTCCTATAGACGAGGCTATTCTCATTCAATTTGGTTTAACAAAGGGTAAAGTGCTAGAAGAATTTGATATTCAAGAAATTGCCTATGAGGATGAAATTCGGAAGGCTTTTAATAAAGCATTAAATTTTTTATCTTATCAAATGCGAAGTGAGCATGAAGTTAAGAAAAAGCTTCTGACATTAGAGTTTGGAGAAGCGGTAATTTTAGAAGCTATACAAAAACTGAAATCATATGGCTTTTTAAATGATGAAACATACTCTAAGGCTTTACTCGATACGAAAAAAGCTACGATGAAAAAGGGACCTAAGGCAATTAGACAAGATCTTATAAAAAAAGGAATTGATAAGGACTTACAGGATGAGGTACTTGCTACCTTTAGTCATGAGGAACAGGTGAGGCTTGCGACACAGTTGGCTGAAAAGGTTGTTCGATCCGAGAAAAAGAAAACGCCAACCCAAATCAAAGTCAAAATTCAGGATTTTCTATTGCGTAAAGGTTATTCTTTTACAGTTGTAGATGAGGTGCTAAGTCAAATTGTTATTGAACAAGAAGAAGATGAGTGGCAGCAATTGCTTGATGTTCAAGGCGAAAAGGTTTGGAAAAAGTACGCATCAAAGTATACTGGTTATGAAAGAAAAATGAAGATAAAACAGGCGCTCTATCAAAAGGGCTTTCCTATTGAAGTTATAGACCGTTTTATAGAAGAAAAGGAGAATGAGGAATGA
- a CDS encoding YfzA family protein, with amino-acid sequence MANKQKKLTPFLKKTWVSSIGVFLLSQIIFITCEATGWIPNYRDIGGTLFGRITESSIFREWFTFYETPNFNLLTICFGIFLVYGIIGAIKNCTSNS; translated from the coding sequence TTGGCTAATAAACAAAAGAAATTAACTCCATTTTTGAAAAAAACTTGGGTGTCTTCTATCGGTGTATTTTTATTGTCACAGATAATCTTTATTACATGTGAAGCAACAGGGTGGATACCTAATTATAGAGATATTGGTGGAACGTTATTTGGAAGAATTACGGAATCTTCAATTTTCAGAGAGTGGTTTACTTTTTATGAAACACCAAATTTCAATTTACTTACTATCTGTTTTGGCATCTTTCTTGTGTATGGAATAATTGGGGCGATAAAAAACTGCACCTCCAATAGTTAG
- a CDS encoding YfhH family protein has translation MSEKNYAVMSEHELREEIAMLKEKARKAEQLGIINEFAVYERKALMAAAYLVDLDTIIPGEMYRIDGSDNEFFQVDYLKGRFAWGHRLGGDKYQEALPVSMLSPVKVGK, from the coding sequence ATGAGTGAAAAAAACTACGCGGTCATGTCAGAGCATGAATTACGCGAGGAAATTGCGATGCTAAAGGAAAAAGCACGTAAAGCAGAACAGCTAGGAATTATTAATGAGTTTGCAGTATATGAACGAAAAGCTTTAATGGCGGCTGCTTATTTAGTGGATTTAGATACGATTATACCTGGTGAAATGTATCGTATAGATGGCTCTGACAATGAATTTTTCCAAGTGGATTATTTAAAGGGTCGCTTTGCTTGGGGACATCGATTAGGGGGCGACAAATATCAAGAAGCCTTACCAGTTTCGATGCTATCTCCTGTAAAGGTGGGAAAATAA